Below is a window of Maylandia zebra isolate NMK-2024a linkage group LG19, Mzebra_GT3a, whole genome shotgun sequence DNA.
CGAGTAAACTGACGCCCTGTGACTTGAGGAAGAAGGCAACCTTTTTGTGTCTAATGTCATGTCTGCCGTtacttgttatgagggagaggTCGTGTGGGAAGGCGTCATTTTTGGAAGGTGGAATTTTGAGTATCAAAcactcatctgcagtctgtAGTTTTCTTCTTTGTGAAGAGCAGCAGCTGTACTTATGTTTGCTCGGTTTAGATGATTGGCTTAGCAGTGACACCTGCCGCCACTTAAAAAGTAATCGTAACTACACGTTTACAGTAGTTGTTCTAAAGGTGAAGACGGCGTAACGATCGCCAACCTGCTCTCCACAGAGCCAAACAGCCGAAGCGTATAGAAGTCCGGAGaccaaaatagaaaaaaggaaaacaatgaaGTAATTGCACACACAGGTGTATACAGTAGAAATGGGCAAAtacactgaaataaataaaagaagaagaaagaaaaataaattacaaagaaAGTGAACCgatgaacaacaaccatgtaaTGAAGGAGCAGCACAAAGAGGAAGTCAAGAGCTGATGGTGAGACGGGGAGCTACACGGACTGGCTCAGCGTTCACGATCCGCAGGAAACTACAACCACAACCACATTCAGTGCACCTCGCACCACCTATGACTACTACGCTCAGTAGCTCCGTCCCCACCACAGCCAGCAAGTCAGCCTCAAACTCCTCAGTCGAACGGTACCTTTAAGAAGCGTGTGCTGAGAAAGTTGGCCGAGATCTAGGTTAAAATGGAGATGGGAGAAGCGACAACACCTCGAGGGGGTTTCGTCACGTATTAATCGGCGAGAACAGCTCTTCTTCTAACCATGTAACAGATTCTCAAGGTTACCAGTAGCCCACAAAAGTCTGTCCCTGAGACAtcttgagaaaaaaacaaaaaaaagcccaacaacaaaaaagagaaagaacctAATCGTCATGCAGTGATAAACTTGACACATTGTAAGGAGCATGTAATTACAGACCCCTGATATGTACTGCTCCTTGGGTCCAAAAGTTGGCCTGGGTTCAGCAATGAAAgaagagtaaaacaaaacaacaaacagcatCTTTGACAGTGTCTTTAAACATATTCATATTTCAACAATAATTACagtctttttcactttttcttttctgttttttgtccaTTTCAGAGACTGCCCGTCTGCTGAGTCAGTGGTGATTATATGTGCTCAAACATCCCAAATCTGGATCTCAGCACCAACGACAATATTTATACCCCATAAAAGGTGGCCTGAGAGATTTTGTTTTACGCACTGGGTTCGGCATATTGTTTCGATGTTCTGAAGATACAGCGGGGccgtgaaaaaaacaaaacaaaaaatcaaaacCTTTTTAACCGAGCCAACGTGTCTCTCTCCAACTCTTCAGTGTGGTCTGAAAAACTGCGTGAGCGATCTTTCGAGAAGTGTCATCCAGATTGTGTTCAGTCAGGCCTCAACACTGAGGCACGTCTCAAGACAATGCGAATGGATAAATGTGAAATGCGGTGGTAAGGAAACAGGtggtaaatgaaaaaaacaaataaacaaaccaaaaaaaatcaaCCTTCATACGAGACAGAGGTTAGCTTGTCAACATTCGGATCTTTTGAAGGGTGGTATAGTGCAAAAACAGTGGATCCACAGCTCCACTTCAAGGGCATGGAGGTCTGAAAacaatcaaatgaaaaaaaaacattggaaaaaccccccaaaaggGAATATCAGAGTAATATACTGGGAACAAGGGTCAagtgaaatgaataaaacagcTGGTTTAGGTGTTACGATATCTGCAACAACGTGATTGACTTGTGTTCTAATATAGTGCAAGACCTCTAATAGTTGTTTACATGCGTGCAAGAGTCGGCACGTTGACGTGCGCTACATGTCAGATGTCATTTGCCCCCCGATATGTTGCAggaaaaaggctaaaatgacaagtaAACCCAGTAAAAACCCAGGTTAAGTGAAAGGattttaacaataacaacacaagATGTCCAAGTGCACATgccttgttttcctttttgatgTCTGGCAAGTTTGCATGCAGTCACCTGGCTTGTTTGACCAGACGGTGACGTTAAGAAGCGCAGACTCCACCCAGAGAGTCAGCAGACCCAAACATCTGACATGTATCGCGTGACTCTCTTTGCATATTAAGATGACATATCACCGTGCGCTCACTTTCACACGCGCGGTGTTCCCAGTATTTCTGAACAATACCAAGAGGTCGTGTTCAAAGAAAACCAAGGAGGGACAAAAGACaaactgaaagtaaaaaaaaaaaatgaagaaaacataAATGTTCCACTGAGGTGAGGTGCAAAATGCTTTTGTTCTGAGAAGTCGCCTCTTTGGAAGTTAGTAAAAATCGACTTGACTGGTCACCTGGGAAACTTCCTCTGCGTTTTCTTTCACTTCCTAACCATCTTCTCTTGCCTGTCAAAACTGCTCAATACTCATTCTGGCAGAAGACACTGAATAAGGCATTCCCAGGTTCTGTGAGAGGTCATTAAAGTGAACAAGAACAATGTACTGTACAAAACCACTACACCACAGgtatgccaaaaaaaaagaaagaacattgCCCATTAGTGGAATCTCAGAGCAACATGGCATCTTctttgaaggaaaaaaacaacaaaaaacccccaaaacacaaCCTGGTATAAAAGTTGGTTGTCTCCGTCCCGCGGTGACCTCAATTGTTTTCTCCCCAAACAGACCCGTGTTAGATTAGACAGTGCCAGTAGGAGTCCAGTTCCTCACAGAGATGAATGAAAAACGGGGGACAAGGTCGCCTCACCTCCGTCCTCCACCCCCTCCTCCGGCTATGAACCCCCTATCAAACAGAAGGCTGAGAATGGCCGCGGCCAGGCGCCACCACATCGGCCCCTGGTTCCTTTGGTTTCGGTGatactgaaacaaaaacaagacaaaacgcaCAACAGttagaaactcaaaacacagcaccAGACGCAGCCATTATTTGGGGTTCGCGTCGTGTTTATGTTGTCGGCGACCGACGCCAATTCACAGCGAGCATAAAACGTAACGAGACGCCGATATTTTCAGGGCACTCCGCTCCGCTTCCCAGCGATGCTTAGCAGAGAGGATTCCCTTTGTGTGCAGGATCCTTTACGCGAGCCGGGCTTTCCCTACAGACATTCCTAGCCATAAACACATTTATCGCACGgtcacacttttttttattctaatcttCCTGGCACAGACTAGCAGCCAGCAGCTCAGGAGGAGACTCTCTCAGGTTTGCGAGCCAATTGGATTGTGTGCGATTAGGAGGATAATGCTATCTCTGCCATTGAGAAGCTGAGATAAGATAATTGCACCAAATGGGATTAGAGGGCTCTTGATGAGAGGCAGGGAGTCTGTGGAAAAACACACGTGTCTGCACGAGAGGGCTACAGTAGTTGAAGATCTCATGCCCCGGACGGAAGGCAGACTCCGCTACACCTGATAGTTCCGAGGCTATTTTCAGACCAAGAGGGCCGTAAACTGAAAACAACTGGGGGGCGGGGTTaagattactttttcaaaacaATGCATGAAAGTGTACTACGTTGTCTTGATAACATTGTATTACTGTTTAGAAAAGCCAAAATATCCTAAGGCAGCGATTAGATACGCCATATTTGCACGACTAGTGTCCAAACCTTGACCTAGTTAACAGTCAAGAACTGCCACTGTGATAAGCCTCTGGGTTTCCATACCGTTATCACACTGTGGTGAACTTTGCAGGGTGTTGCATAAGCTTCAGCAGTTTCCAGCCAGCATGTTTGTATTCTACTTGCTTTCACCTGAAAAAAGAGGTAAAAACGCTACGGTAAACACAACCAGGAAGCTGTTTGTTTCATTATGACATGTCTAAATTTTGCCCTGGAGATATTTTGATAAGTATATAATAATAGTGTAATGTCTACTTCGAATAAACAAAGGGGGTATTTATTAGAAAGCACAAAATGTTGCATCGCTGGAAGCCGCCATGCTTGAAGTCTTGTAGTTTATTAAGTTACACAAGGCCGGCTCTGCCATGAAAGGaaggggggcgggggggggggggggggggggggggatgcagGTATGCAATTATATCAATACTGTATGTCAATATTTAACGACAGAGGATTTTTCTGTCAGAGCGTAAATCTCAAAATGAGTCAAGTTCCATGAGAAGCGAATTCGTCTTTACAGTCCAAACCAGAATGCCCCCTGTGACCTTTCACCCTCCATTCCATCAAGCTAGACACAAAGAAAGTGAGAGAATAAAAAACAGCAAGAGTGACAAAAGGAGGTGTGCAGGCCTGCTGCAAGTTAGTCATGAGTCacgacaccaactgtcaaaATGAGGCTCTAAATTTAGCCAGCGATAGAGAAGCAGAGTGGAGCCAGATTCCCTATGTCGTCACGCTGACACCAGCCTGATGTGCTTTATCAGTGCAAGCTGTCTGTCAAGCCAGCTGCTCGCAAGCTCTGCCTTATCGCTTGAGCAAACAGGCCAGCCTCTGCAGCGAGAATCCCCGCGTTGTTCATATCGGCGAGCGGAGAAGGGCCGAGTATCATGCGAACATAGCGGTTGCATGAGTTAATAggcaacagcacaaacagacgTTCCCGTCAACACAAATAATCAGAGAACAATGAAAGAAAAGTAAATACCATTTGTCATTGCTCCCAGCACCACTTTCCTCCCTCCCCTTCCACAAGTGCTGAAAGGAGAGAGTGCCGTGCCCTCACTGGAACAGTGACGAGATAAAGCGACAACCGCTGCGTGTAAGTGTGCAGGCGCGCACACGGAGGAGATATTCAACCCTGCTTTCAACACCTCCTATCGAAAGGAAAGCACCAGGAGTCGTCTCCCTTAAAAAAACATGGGGATGAAACCCAACTCTGCTCCTTGCCCTGCGCAGGCTGAAGCAGTCTTCCTGCCATTGTGAATGCCATTATTGCTGTGTCTCAAATGGCAGGCCCGGCTAATGTCAGCCATCCCTCTGGGGACCTTAGAGTCCCCTCCAGCACTTTCTGACTGAGGAGCAATTTATCTGTCAGCATCCGCCAGCACTCCCTCCGCCACCTAATCCCTCCTTTCGCCAGGGGCCACGGGCTCCCATGGAGAGAGCACCGGCAGCCACGTTGCACCAAAATCCATCAAAAACGATGGCAGTCGAAGGCATTTAGATTGCTCTGGGACAAGTGTCTGCGCTGAATAACTCGCCTACTGACAGGAGCAACAGGAACGAGACCTGGCAAACAGTACCGCTATTATCCAgcgagtttttctttttttttttgtgctaacTGCCAAACCGTGCGATACTGAGAAGTGAGAGACGGCAAAAgagcagaaagcagaaaaacaagtaTGGGTGTATTCATGCATGAGCATgtacacatgcacgcacaatACAATAACTTGCACAACCAGAACCAGAAATAGTAATTACAGAGGCTTCAGTGGAATCACGCATCCAAAACCACACTTAAGTGTTTGAGTTGTAAAAACATCCCTCAATAACAGCAAACCACGAAGACACTTAGCACAGTAGCAGAAGCACAGCCATGCTcggagaacaaaagaaaaaaaaaactttttttttttggcctttatCAAATATTCACTATCTAGGCATATGTGTCTTCAGGATATGACTTTACAGGATGGTTTTCACTCTGACTGTCCTCTCTGCTGTTTACTCAACCAGCAAAGTGAGCACAAACCACTTCCTCATCTCTTGACCCAGGCCTGCCTCCGATGTGCGTCAGTAGATCCTGGTCGCACACATAGCAACCCTCCTGTCTGaccgtctgtgtgtgtgtctgcccgTGTCACAATACATGAGTCATGCTGCGGCGGTATAAATAACATCTGCTTGATAAAGTGCATGAGAAAAATCAGAAGCTGTCTCATAGGTTAGAgtctaaatttaaaaagaaaaaaagattatatatatatacatgtacatATTTTTATGTGCACGGGTCATCCCATTTCCCCACAGGGAGTTTTTAAGACAGCTTAGGACAGTTGTTATTTGATCATGTGAAGTTCAATTTCCATTCTCCATCCCCCCCGTATACATCCTTAAACCATCATTATTATGGATCTCACCTCCGCAGTCTGCCTATGACTGAGAAAACTTAttttttgggtgtgtgtgtgtgtgtgtctcctgtggcTGCGCCTCGCAAAGGGAAGGGGCTGCCTTGAGACTCCCTGGAACCACAGCTGTTCCCCTCTGGGCTCACGTGGGGAGCTTCGGGTTACAACATGTTTACCTACTTCTACCacttctgctttttttcctggATGTATCAgcatgcgtgcatgtgtgcgtgtataaatgtgtgaaataaatatGTGTGTAAAGACTGTTAACCACCTGTGCAACAAAAGTACTTGCACTTTGCAGGAAATCTccctggagggggggggggggggggggtctgtgCATATTTTGTGCATatttaaagacaaagaaataaaagcatgtcaCAGGTTTTACAGCACACCCAAACAGCAGTGATATGCCGATACAGTGGACACTGTCGCTGTGACCACCGTGTGTTGTTTGAGTGCAGGCATCCTCCACACCAACAGCCTTCAGAGCACATTAAGGAAACaggggaaaagagagagaaataaacaggaagaggaggcaggggaagggggtggggtgggagtgtgtgtggggggggggggggggtgaagggCTGTCCTCGTTCTGAAATGTCTTTGGCTTGAGGGAAAAGAGGGGCAGAGGGGGTGGGGGTTAGGTACTGGGGTAAAGTTCTGCATGTGTATAGCCTCTCCAAAACAAATATAAAGCGAGCACCGTAATAGAGAAGAAACTTTTGACCCACAATTAATCTCTGTCAGATCAAAATGAGATCCAAATATTGatttaaaaagagcaaaaaaaaaggtttgtggATGATGTGGCTAATGTGTGGACTTAACTTTTCCCTGCTCCGACTTTATAAACACTTAACCTGTGGTGCTTATTCGCACACGGACACAAGTTTCGTCTCTAGTTTGATGGCAGCAAATTTAACTTTACGCTTTATGGAGTCTTTTGTTTCTTATATTGTTGACAGAACATTGGCGTATCTTCCTGGCTTTACTGCTCTCATCTCACTGGCTCAGATAGGACACATAGAGACTatctgacaaaaacaacaacaaaaaaaaaacaatataggTGTATTTGCCTGTTATCAGGCACAGGGAGCAATCTGCAATTTAGTCAAATTTGAAAACTGTCAAAAGAATCGGGTTGCCCTCCACACTTAATGTGAGGCACTAAAAGCATGCTTGTTTCACTACCATTCGGCACCACCGTTTGTCTCCCAGTATTGCACAATCAGCCGAACGCATCCATCCTCCTCACCAGTTGCAGGCGTTCCCAGTGAAACTGGTCTCCTATGAGCTGGAGTTTCTGTCCAATGCAGGCCTCCACGCTGCGAGCCGCGGGTCGCTGGCGGGGCAGGCGCTCCATGCTGTTTTGCTGCTCCGTGCTTCCTTGTCGACTCGCTCTGTGATCCCCGACGAGCTCGAAGCGTGCCGGGAAGTGCAATCGAAAACCTGCGTTACCTGTCGAGTGTCAGGACTCATGCTTATTATTTTGTAAACAACACGTGCTCAGCAAAATAATCTCAATACAGCAATGACGCCGAGCGTGCCAGTCTTTTACACACAGGTAAGGAGATCCGAACGCGCCTTTCAGAAAACAGGTTGCTCAGCTATATATCCACAGTTTACCCAGCTGTGATTattcctttgtcttttttaatgacctttaATAGTTTCACAAAATAAACCCACATGACTAGTAGTTATAGAGCTCCTCTGGAATGGTTACTTGTTTATGGCACCAGAGTTATTGCTGTCACTGATAATCAGCTCTCTGAAGAGTTGCTGCACAGGTGAGCACTTCTGTCACATCCTTTCAGTCACAATGCCAGTCTGGCGCCTTTTGAATAGCAAAGCAGCTGGGTACACTGCATACAGACCATAAAAGTGAATGTGATGACGACTATGAGGCGCCAGAGGTGAGATCAGCGCAGTAACGCTGTTAACCATCCCTCACGGTGAGTCTCGCATTGTGCTCTCGTGCGTCGGTTTTATAACACCGGTTATCACGCACAAGGCAGTGTTCCCTTTTCCTCCCCTCTTTTGAAATATGGTATGTTGTCAGCCTCACCGTAGAAGAGTGGTCTGGGCTCCTCTGCGACTCCACAGGGCAGCATGCCGTTGTTTGGTACCAGGGCAGGACCGGGTGTCTGTGTGCCTCGATGTTCACACTTTATCTCCCTGAATGTGGTGCGCCAACAGTTGGCTTTTGGCTCAAACACATCGTCCTCCTCATCGTCCATACGGGGTGCGCTTTGAAACGAGCAGCCTTAAAAGTAACGTGACAGGAAAAGAACAAAGGAAAGGTTAAAGCCGAACACGTGTAGTTCATCTTCCAGCGGGGCACGGCGTCCCAAGTTCCCTTCGCTAATGAATCCAACCTTGGAGAAATCCACACTAAGAGCTGATGAGATGATCTCAGACACATTCATTAGTCGTTCCTTCCTCCAAAGCATTCATTATCATTATAGACAACCTGTCTGGCCTATAATGAGTGCCCTCAAATCAATAAAACCACAGTGGATAAGTTGGGGAAGAGAAAATGAGCAAACGGTCTGCCTTAATTTGTGGCAAAGATCTCAGTGCTTATTTAGACAAATAGCTCTGCTCAACTCAGTGATGAAACCACATAATTCACTGTGGTTAGGCAAGTCAGTTGAGCCACAGATACATTTAAAGGACTTTGCTGCCTAGATTAAATAAGAGGTAGATTATCTTTTGTCTGTGCTAAGCACATGGATGGGGGTTTCAATAACAGTCCCATAATTACTAACTTTGCTAATAGTTGGTATTTTAACAGTACTGCTGCACCgtatgtatataaatatgaaagttATATAGATATtagagcagatatttgatgccAATAATAAAATGCCTCATTATGATTCATCATACCCAATTTACCGCAGTGTGGCAAGAATCTCAAGGAGCACTTGGCAAACTCTCCAGAGTCAATACTAGACTGCACTCAACTCTACAGTGGGTCAAACAGTCATCAAAATACGGGTGAAATTCAAGTTGGCCTCACTGGCAAAACTCAAAGTCACCACTGCAGTTGTATTACGGGGTTAGACTACTACCACACTTCCAAATTAGGATCCACAGCAAAAGGGTAATGACAGTCTTTGAGGATAATCCTACGCCACTCTCCCTTCCCTGGTCTGTCAGCCTGCCAAGCTCCCGGAGAAAGGAGTTTTCATTTCTTCACCCAGCATAAGCAGATTGGCCTGGCTCTAGCATGCCCAGACCTCACGATATACTGTGTGCGTTCACAATAAACCCTGTGTGTAAAACCACTTAATGCTTTGTTTTGACAAACACACCGAAAGaacatgtgcgtgtgtgtgtgtgtgtgagagaaaaccTTAGGTTCAACTTCCAGATACACAGGCTTGCTGTCTGTGCTGCTCTACTGACCAGGCAGTGAGCTGCATGTTTGTGTCAGACAGTAGCTCCCCCTGCTGCAGACAAATTAACAAAGGGGAAGGAGGGAAAGATGCGGTGGTGGCGAGGGAGCTCTGTTATTGACACAGTTTCAATCCAACGGCTTTAAGAGCCTTCCACCACGCAGTATCGGCTTTATGTAACATTACTCACACCGAGAAATGAAGCCTTCTCACGCTCAAGCTCGGCCACACTTTTATAACATATAGAAATAAAGCAGAGCGCGTTTTAAACCGACATTTGACCGAAAAGACATGCAAAAATACAGCTTGAGTGGCGTGAAATAAAGACAAGCGTGGGCATATGTGTAATACGCTGATTCATTTCATTATAGGAAGAAAACAGTCGTTACTGCGTTTTAACAGAGCACCCGGGGACGCACTCGGCGCCCCGCGGTCTGAAGTCCATTCACCAAGCCGGGCTGAGCAAACCGGGAAAGCCGGTGTAATTCAAATCTGCGCTGGGTGAATGACAGGCAGCACATTTAACCGCGTTTATGAGCAGACAAGCCCGGTGGTTATGTGCAGTAACATAGGGCGAATGAATGCAGACGCGAATGGAAGGCAGCGG
It encodes the following:
- the bmf1 gene encoding BCL2 modifying factor 1 isoform X1, translating into MDDEEDDVFEPKANCWRTTFREIKCEHRGTQTPGPALVPNNGMLPCGVAEEPRPLFYGNAGFRLHFPARFELVGDHRASRQGSTEQQNSMERLPRQRPAARSVEACIGQKLQLIGDQFHWERLQLVKASRIQTCWLETAEAYATPCKVHHSVITYHRNQRNQGPMWWRLAAAILSLLFDRGFIAGGGGGGRR
- the bmf1 gene encoding BCL2 modifying factor 1 isoform X2, giving the protein MDDEEDDVFEPKANCWRTTFREIKCEHRGTQTPGPALVPNNGMLPCGVAEEPRPLFYGNAGFRLHFPARFELVGDHRASRQGSTEQQNSMERLPRQRPAARSVEACIGQKLQLIGDQFHWERLQLYHRNQRNQGPMWWRLAAAILSLLFDRGFIAGGGGGGRR